One window of the Lysobacter sp. S4-A87 genome contains the following:
- a CDS encoding J domain-containing protein — MSQDFALLYYQLGLEPGCSLEDLKRAYRVRVGELHPDRHLDKAASADTHLALTELTALYSKAIRFHRIHGRLPGAAPKVTVHAARGFEAAAPPPGPRTATLDDRVSQNHTPALATITVLALIVIMVALHWSENQVAKKAEEDLQAQQQTVRTAGTEQPILELGMEEAAVISIQGAPVLVQDNVWNYGSSWVRFEEGHLVDWSSVPPNRLMTLTPRPVREEAEEEAN; from the coding sequence ATGAGTCAGGACTTCGCGCTCTTGTACTACCAGCTCGGCCTTGAGCCCGGCTGCAGTCTCGAAGACCTCAAGCGTGCCTACCGCGTGCGTGTCGGCGAGCTTCATCCGGACCGGCACCTGGACAAGGCCGCATCGGCCGACACGCACCTGGCGCTGACCGAGCTCACCGCGCTCTACTCCAAGGCCATCCGCTTCCATCGCATCCATGGCCGCCTGCCCGGCGCTGCGCCCAAGGTCACGGTCCACGCTGCGCGCGGCTTCGAAGCTGCCGCGCCGCCCCCGGGGCCACGCACCGCGACGCTCGACGACCGCGTGTCGCAGAACCACACACCGGCACTGGCGACGATCACGGTGCTGGCATTGATCGTGATCATGGTGGCGCTGCACTGGTCGGAGAACCAGGTTGCGAAAAAGGCCGAAGAAGACCTCCAGGCCCAGCAACAGACCGTGCGCACTGCCGGCACGGAGCAGCCGATCCTCGAACTGGGCATGGAAGAGGCCGCGGTGATCTCGATCCAGGGTGCCCCGGTGCTGGTCCAGGACAACGTCTGGAACTACGGCTCGTCCTGGGTGCGCTTCGAGGAAGGTCACCTGGTGGACTGGAGCAGCGTGCCGCCGAACCGGCTGATGACGCTGACGCCCAGGCCGGTGCGCGAGGAAGCCGAAGAAGAAGCCAACTAG
- a CDS encoding TIGR03013 family XrtA/PEP-CTERM system glycosyltransferase, giving the protein MVFGKASLKNRALVLIWLLELLLVMAAVAGAAWLRFMNDPEGHEIFSENLAVRAFLVAMFVTTAMAALGLYEVHGRLNRFEFALRMLVSFAIGGVGLMVLYYLVPAAYIGRGVIVIALILALGGMALLRLGVLQVFAGDLFRRRVLVLGAGHNANLINNRLRRNSDRRAFTLVGYVPIPGQEAAVPANLLVPPSDGLAELTHRLQISEVVVAPDERRGGLPMDEMLACVQLGVTMTDLSTFFEREAGIVTTNLVDPSWLVFSGGFDHSTSRCMNKRFFDVLAAGALLMVTWPLMALVAICVRLESNGPILYQQTRIGEGGRPFELIKFRSMRVDAENDGVARWAQTGDDRTTRVGRFIRMTRLDELPQLFNILRGEMSIVGPRPERPQFVDMLSREIRYYAVRHCVKPGLTGWAQLRYPYGASVRDAEEKLKFDLFYVKNHGLAFDLIILLQTVEVVLFQRGAR; this is encoded by the coding sequence ATGGTCTTCGGCAAGGCAAGTCTCAAGAACCGGGCGCTGGTGCTCATCTGGTTGCTGGAACTGTTGCTGGTGATGGCGGCGGTTGCAGGCGCGGCGTGGCTGCGTTTCATGAACGACCCGGAGGGCCATGAGATCTTCTCCGAGAACCTCGCGGTCAGGGCCTTCCTGGTGGCGATGTTCGTCACCACGGCCATGGCGGCGCTGGGACTGTACGAGGTGCACGGGCGCCTGAACCGGTTCGAGTTCGCGCTGCGCATGCTGGTCTCGTTCGCGATCGGCGGCGTCGGCCTGATGGTGCTGTATTACCTGGTGCCGGCGGCGTACATCGGCCGTGGCGTCATCGTGATCGCGCTGATCCTGGCATTGGGCGGCATGGCCCTGCTTCGGCTGGGCGTGCTGCAGGTGTTCGCCGGCGACCTGTTCCGCCGCCGCGTGCTGGTGCTCGGCGCCGGCCACAACGCCAACCTGATCAACAACCGGCTGCGCCGCAACAGCGATCGTCGTGCCTTCACCCTGGTCGGTTATGTGCCGATTCCGGGGCAGGAAGCGGCGGTGCCCGCCAACCTGCTCGTGCCCCCTTCCGATGGGCTGGCCGAACTGACCCACCGCCTGCAGATCAGCGAAGTGGTGGTGGCTCCGGACGAGCGCCGCGGCGGCCTGCCGATGGACGAGATGCTGGCCTGCGTGCAGCTCGGCGTCACCATGACCGACCTGTCGACATTCTTCGAACGCGAGGCCGGCATCGTCACCACCAACCTGGTCGATCCCTCGTGGCTGGTGTTCTCCGGCGGTTTCGACCATTCGACCTCGCGCTGCATGAACAAGCGCTTCTTCGACGTGCTCGCCGCCGGCGCGCTGCTGATGGTCACCTGGCCGCTGATGGCGCTGGTGGCGATCTGCGTCCGCCTGGAATCGAACGGCCCGATCCTCTACCAGCAGACTCGCATCGGCGAAGGTGGCCGCCCGTTCGAGCTGATCAAGTTCCGCAGCATGCGCGTGGATGCCGAGAACGACGGCGTCGCCCGCTGGGCGCAGACCGGCGACGATCGCACCACCCGGGTCGGCCGTTTCATCCGCATGACCCGCCTGGACGAGCTGCCGCAGCTGTTCAACATCCTGCGCGGCGAGATGAGCATCGTCGGTCCGCGGCCGGAACGCCCGCAGTTCGTCGACATGCTCAGCCGTGAGATCCGCTACTACGCGGTGCGCCATTGCGTGAAGCCGGGCCTGACCGGATGGGCGCAGTTGCGCTACCCGTACGGGGCTTCGGTGCGCGATGCCGAGGAGAAGCTCAAGTTCGACCTGTTCTACGTCAAGAACCACGGCCTGGCATTCGACCTGATCATCCTGCTGCAGACGGTCGAGGTGGTGCTGTTCCAGCGTGGGGCACGCTGA
- a CDS encoding 4'-phosphopantetheinyl transferase superfamily protein, whose translation MTLIVPVRPLGVPGAMPAAPDLRPSRARSCVVAFAELEAWQSWLDEAWTLLDPAERSRVLHRRLPADREALTIAYALHRMVLAGVLGIPAAEVPLSRDERGCPCLPGMALHTSLSHAEGVAAFAVCAMGPVGIDIEPSLRASELPQVSTSVCHASEARQLAGLREPLYSRELLALWVRKEALLKAEGIGLEREMTSFVAADGAVLPLTASTADNAGPVRLSMLEIGARWSAAVAAPVDAVIEGVWLRPVGGRVVAEPALYVS comes from the coding sequence ATGACACTGATCGTGCCCGTGCGCCCGCTCGGAGTGCCTGGCGCCATGCCCGCCGCGCCGGACCTGCGGCCCTCGCGGGCGCGCTCGTGCGTGGTCGCGTTCGCCGAGCTTGAGGCGTGGCAGTCCTGGCTGGACGAAGCCTGGACCCTGCTCGATCCGGCCGAACGCTCGCGCGTGCTGCATCGGCGACTGCCGGCCGACCGCGAAGCATTGACCATTGCCTACGCCCTGCACCGAATGGTGCTGGCCGGCGTGCTCGGCATTCCGGCGGCAGAGGTGCCGCTGTCGCGCGACGAGCGTGGCTGCCCATGCCTGCCCGGCATGGCATTGCACACCAGCCTCAGCCACGCCGAGGGCGTGGCCGCCTTCGCCGTCTGCGCGATGGGGCCGGTGGGCATCGACATCGAACCGTCGCTACGTGCGAGCGAGTTGCCGCAGGTATCGACCAGTGTCTGCCACGCGTCAGAGGCGCGCCAGCTCGCCGGGCTGCGCGAGCCGCTCTACAGCCGTGAGCTGCTGGCGCTATGGGTGCGCAAGGAAGCGTTGCTGAAGGCCGAAGGCATCGGCCTTGAGCGTGAAATGACCAGTTTTGTCGCGGCCGACGGCGCGGTCCTGCCGTTGACTGCGTCGACGGCCGACAACGCCGGTCCGGTGCGGTTGTCGATGCTGGAGATTGGTGCGCGCTGGAGCGCCGCTGTTGCCGCGCCGGTGGATGCGGTGATCGAAGGCGTCTGGTTGCGACCGGTCGGTGGCCGGGTGGTCGCCGAGCCGGCGTTGTACGTGTCGTGA
- the tviB gene encoding Vi polysaccharide biosynthesis UDP-N-acetylglucosamine C-6 dehydrogenase TviB translates to MQTVKVGVVGLGYVGLPLAVAFAKYFDTVGFDINAARVEELRQGQDSTLEVDPAELAAARRLRCSCDLDELRECNVYIVTVPTPIDAAKRPNLGPLARASETIGKVLKHGDVVVYESTVYPGCTEEVCVPILERSSGLVFNRDFFVGYSPERINPGDKDHRLTSILKITSGSTPEAADFVDQLYGSIIEAGTHKASSLKVAEAAKVIENTQRDLNIALINDLAILFNKLGIDTLEVLQAAGTKWNFLPFRPGLVGGHCIGVDPYYLTHKAQEIGHHPDVILAGRRTNDGMGSYIASEVVRLMVRKGINPVQARILILGLAFKENCPDLRNTRVVDIVHALRGYNANVDVHDPWVDGDEAAAEYGITPIDVPATGDYDAVIVAVAHRQFAELGARGVKALGKPVSVLYDVKYVLPRDAVDGRL, encoded by the coding sequence CTGCAGACCGTCAAGGTCGGCGTCGTCGGGCTGGGCTACGTCGGGCTGCCGCTGGCGGTCGCGTTCGCCAAGTATTTCGACACGGTCGGCTTCGACATCAATGCCGCCCGCGTCGAGGAACTGCGCCAGGGCCAGGACAGCACGCTCGAAGTCGATCCGGCCGAGCTGGCCGCGGCGCGCCGGTTGCGCTGCAGCTGCGACCTGGACGAGCTGCGCGAGTGCAATGTCTACATCGTCACCGTGCCGACCCCCATCGACGCGGCCAAGCGCCCCAATCTCGGGCCGCTCGCGCGCGCAAGCGAAACGATCGGCAAGGTGCTCAAGCACGGCGACGTGGTCGTGTACGAATCCACCGTCTACCCGGGTTGCACTGAAGAAGTCTGCGTGCCGATCCTGGAGCGCTCGTCGGGGCTGGTGTTCAACCGCGATTTCTTCGTCGGCTACAGCCCGGAGCGGATCAACCCCGGCGACAAGGATCATCGCCTGACCTCGATCCTGAAGATCACCTCCGGATCGACGCCGGAGGCCGCCGACTTCGTCGACCAGCTATACGGGTCGATCATCGAAGCCGGCACGCACAAGGCAAGCTCGCTGAAGGTCGCCGAAGCGGCCAAGGTGATCGAGAACACCCAGCGCGACCTCAACATCGCGCTGATCAACGACCTGGCGATCCTGTTCAACAAGCTCGGCATCGACACCCTGGAAGTGCTGCAGGCGGCCGGCACCAAGTGGAACTTCCTGCCGTTCCGGCCGGGCCTGGTCGGCGGCCACTGCATTGGCGTCGATCCCTACTACCTGACCCACAAGGCGCAGGAGATCGGCCACCACCCGGACGTGATCCTCGCCGGTCGCCGCACCAACGACGGCATGGGCTCCTACATCGCCAGCGAAGTCGTGCGGCTGATGGTGCGCAAGGGCATCAACCCGGTGCAGGCGCGGATCCTGATCCTGGGCCTGGCGTTCAAGGAGAACTGCCCGGACCTGCGCAATACCCGCGTGGTCGACATCGTCCACGCATTGCGTGGCTACAACGCCAACGTCGACGTGCACGACCCCTGGGTCGATGGCGACGAAGCCGCTGCCGAGTACGGCATCACGCCGATCGACGTGCCCGCGACGGGCGACTACGACGCGGTGATCGTGGCCGTCGCCCATCGCCAGTTCGCCGAGCTCGGCGCACGGGGCGTGAAGGCGCTTGGCAAGCCGGTGTCGGTGCTCTACGACGTCAAGTACGTGCTGCCGCGCGACGCGGTCGACGGCCGGCTGTGA